A segment of the Streptomyces pactum genome:
GGGCCCGAACTCGACGCCGCGTACTGGTGGCGCAACGTCCGTGAACCCGTACGGTTCGCCGAGGCCGCCGCCCACCTCGCCACCGAGCACGCCGGCGTCCTGGTCGAGATCGGACCGCACCCGGTGCTGCGCCCCTACCTGCGCCACACCGGCGCCCTCTGCGTCACCACCCTGCACCGCGACGGGGACGGCCTGCGCGAGACCGCGGCGGCCGTCGCCGCCGCACTCGCCGCCGACACCGCGACCGACTGGCGGCACCACTTCCCCCGCCCCGGCCGGGTGGCCGACCTGCCCGCCTACGCATGGCAGCACGAACGGCACTGGCACGGCACCGCGCAGGACCTGGTCGCCCACACCAGCGGCAGCGGCCTGCTGGACCATCCGCTGGTGGGCGAACGGATGCCCGCCCCGCACCCCGTGTGGCACGGCACCGTCGAGCCGCAACTGGTGCCCTGGCTGGGCGACCACAGGATCGGCAGCGACGTCCTCATGCCGGCCGCCGCCTACGTGGAGATGGCCCTGAGCGCCGGTCGCCGCGCCATGGACCGCCCGGTCGAGGTACGGCACCTGGAGATCGGCCGTCCACTCTCCCTGCGGTGGCCGGACCCGACGCCGGTCGCCCTGCAGACCGCGGTCGCCCTCGACGACGGCGCCGTGACCATCAGCGTCCGTGAGGAACACGGCGGTGAGTGCCTGCCCGTGGTACGCGCACAGGTCCGTAGCCTGCTCGGTACGGCACCGGCCCCGCTCGACGTCGGCACGCTCCGGGCCCGCTGCGACCGGAGCGTCGACGGCACGGGCTTCTACCGCATGTGCCACGGCATCGGTCTGCACTGCGGGCCGGACTTCCAGCTCATCGACCGCGTCGACACCGGCGACGGCGAGGCACTGGTCAGCTACCGGCTGGAGCACCCCGCCGACGCCTACACCGCCCATCCGGTCCTGATCGACGCACCATTGCAGGCCACCGTGGCCCTCGCCGAGGCGCAGGGGGAATCCGCCGCGTTCCTCCCGACCGTGTTCGGAGCCGTACGCGTGTGGCGCACCCCGGCGCCCACCGGTGTCGTACATCTGCGCCGCCGCAGCCGCAGCGCCAACGAGATGTGCTGGGACATCACCTACGCCGACACCGACGGCACGGTGACCGTCGAGATCGACGGCTGCCGCACCCGCCGGGCACACCTGGCCGAACACACCCCGCTGACCGTCCAGCGCACCGTCCTCAGGGCCGCCCCCCACCCGGGGGCCGCCGCCCCGCCCTCCCCGCTCCCCACGCCCATCGAGGTGGCATCCGCGGCCGAGCCGCGCATCGCCGCCGCACGCGCCGCCCTGGACGACAGCGGCCACCCCCGGTTCACCGCGGCCGCCGAGCAGACCGGCGCCCATTGCTGGGCCGGGACGCTGCGCGGTCTTCTCGCCGACCCGGCGGCCCCGTTCTCGATGGACGACCTGGTGGCCGGGGGCCTCCAGCCCCGGCACCGACGGCTCGCCCGGCTGATGCTGCCCCTGCTGGCCGAGCACGGTCTCGCCCGGCCGACAGGGGAGACCTGGCAGCTCACCGGCGCACAGATGCAGGCCGAGGCCCTGCTGCGCGCCCTGGTCGAGGACCATCCCGCCTACGGCGCCGAGACACTGCTCCTCAACCGGCACCTGCGCCGACTGCCCGACGTGGTGCGGGGACACGCCGACGCACGTGAACTTCTGCCGGCCGGGGACAGCGCCTACGAGCAACTCCACGAGTCCGGCCCCGCCCACCGCTTCGCCCACCGAGCCGTGCAGGCCCTGCTCGGTGACATCGTCGCCCGCTGGCCCGCCGACCGCCCGCTGCGCGTCCTGGAGTTCGGCGCGACCACCACCGCCCTGGCGGCCGCGGTCCTGCCCGTGCTGCCGGCCGACCGGACCCGCTACACGTGCACCGCACCCGCCGGCAGTACCCTCACCCGCGCCGAGCACCGCTTCGCGGCCCACGACTTCGTCGACTACCGGACTCTCAACACGGACGCCGACCCGGCCGACCAGGGTCTGCCCCGAGGCGGATACGACCTCGTCCTGACGGGGGACGCCCTGCACACCACCACCGACCTGGCCGCGACCCTGCGCCGGCTGCACGGCGTGCTGGCCCCCGGCGGACACCTGCTGGCCACCGAACCGCACCACGCCCCGCTCCAGGCCCTGCTGTACGGCACGCTGAACGACTTCTGGGAGCGTGGGGACCACACCCTGCGTCCGGTGTCCCGCGTTCTCGCCCGGGACCGGTGGACACCGCTGCTGCACCGGTGCGGCTTCTCCGGTGTGGCGCAGACCGGGCCCGAGGACCGCTCCGTCCTCCTCGCCGCGGCGGACCACAGCCAGGCGGTGGCCACCACCGGGACGGCGCGGCCGGTTCCGGGCACCACCTGGGTGATCGCCGTCGAGGACGGCACCGAGACGGCGACCGCGCGAGCTCTCGCCGCCCGCCTCGGGAAGGCCACCGTGATCACCGCCCCCGACGAGGCCGCCACCTGGAGTGCGGCCCTGCCCACGGACCCCGATCCGCGCGTCGTCCTGCTGCTCGCCGCACCCGGCCCGCACGAGACCGTCACGCGGACCACCCGCCGCGCGGCCCTCCTGCGCTCCCTGGCCACCGCCTGCGACGGCCTGAAGGGCGGAACCAGCCCTCAGGTATGGCTCGTCACACGCCCGACCGGCCTCTTCCCGGCCCCGGAGCAGCCGGCGCACCCGGTGGACGCGGCCGTCTGGGCGGCCTGCCGCACCCTCGCCAACGAGCGCCCGGACCTGTTCCTGTGCCGCCTGTCCTGCCACCGCACCGGTGACGCCGACACCGACGCCCGCCGCCTGGCCGGCGAACTTCTCGCACCCGGTGACGACGACCGGAGCGCTCGGGAGGACGAGATCATTCTGACCGCACGGGGCAGGTTCGTGCCCCGGCAGGTACAGCACCCGGTGAACGAGCCCCCGGGCGTCCCCGCCGGCACGCCGTTCATCCTGGAAGCCCGTGACCCGGGCCTGCACCGGCGGCTTGTCTGGCGGCAGACGCAGGAGCCCGAGCCCGGACCGGGCGAGGTGGTACTGGAGATGCGGGCCGTGGCCCTGAACTACCGCGACCCCATGCGGGCCAACGGCCTGCTTCCGCCCGAAGCGGTGGAGAACAGTCCGCTCGGCCGCGGACTGGGCACCGACGGCGCCGGCGTCGTGCGTGCCGTGGGAGCGGGGGTACGGGACCTGAAGCCCGGCGACCGGGTCTGCGGCCTCGTGCCCGCCGCACTCGCCTCGCACGCGACGACCCCCGCCCTCGCCGTCGTCCGCGTTCCCGACGAGATGAGCTTCACGGAGGCGGCGACCTTCCCCGTCGCCTTCCTGACCGTCCACCAGACCCTGGTCCACCAGGCCCGTCTCGGTGCCGGGGAGACCGTGCTCGTCCACGGCGGAGCCGGGGCGGTGGGTCTGGCCGTCCTGCAGTGCGCCCGCCGGCAGGGCGCCCGCGTCATCGCCACCGCCGGCACGGAGACCAAGCGGGACCTGCTGCGCACGCTCGGCGTCGAGCACGTACTCGACTCCCGCAGTCTGGACTTCGTCCCCCGGGTGCGAGAGCTGACCGATGGTCAGGGCGTGGACGTCGTGGTGAACTCCCTCAGCGGCGAGGCCATCGCCCAGGGCCTCGGCCTGCTGCGCCCCAACGGCCGCTTCGTCGAGCTCGGCAAGAGGGACGTCTTCCTCAACAATCCGATCACGCTGCGCCCCTTCCACCGCAGTCTCACCTTCATCGGTTTCAACCTCGACGCCGTCGTGGACGACCCGGCCCTGCGAGCCCGGCTCGTCGAGGACTTCGACGCGGCGATCGGTTCCCGCACCTACCGGCCCCTGCCCCACACGGCCTATCCCGCCGCCCGTGTCGACGAGGCCTTCCACCTCCTGCAGCACTCCCGGCACACCGGCAAGGTCGTCGTCACCTTCGACCCCCTGGACGAACCCGTCCCCGTCGAACCCGCACTCGGCTCCCTCCGTCTCGACGGCGAGGGCACCTACCTGATCACCGGTGGACTGAGCGGGCTCGGCGCCGCCACCGCCCACCTGCTGGCCGACCGCGGGGCCCGGCACCTGGCCCTGCTCTCCCGCGGCGGACCCGACGCCCCCGGCGCGCACACCCTGCTCCGAGAACTCACCGACCGCGGTGTGCGGGCCACCGCACACGCTGCCGACGTCACCGAGGAAGCGGCGCTGCGCCAGGTGATCGACGCCGTGGACGCCACCGGTCACCCCCTGAGGGGCATCGTGCACGCGGCGATGCACATGGACGACACGGTGCTGTCCGACCTCACCGACGACCGGTTCGCCGCCGTACTGGCGCCCAAGGCGGCGGGCGCGGCCCTGCTGGACCGCCTCACCGCCGACCGCGACCTGGACCTGTTCCTCACGTACTCGTCCGTCTCCGCCAGTATCGGAAACCCGGGACAGTCCGCCTACGCGGCGGCCAACGCCTACCTGGAGGCCCTCACCCGGGCCCGGCGCGGCACCGGCCGGACGGGTACGGCACTGGCCTGGGGGCCGATCGGCGAAACCGGCTACGTCGCCCGCAGCGGCATGGAGGCCGCCATGGCCGGACGCGGCCTCGAACTGCTCACCCCCGCCGAGGTCCTGACCACCGCCGACCACCTCTTGGCCGCCGGCACCGATGTCGCCGGTGCGGGCCGCTACCGCTGGGGGACCGCACGCCATCTGCTGCATGCCCTGGCCACCCCCCGGTTCGCCCCGCTGGCTCCGGCCTCCTCCGCGGCATCCCCGGACGCCCGCAACGAGCTTCTGAACGCGCTGGCGGACCTCCCGGCGGACGAGGCGGTGCACAAGATCACCGACGCGATCACCCAGCTCCTCGCCGGTGTCCTGCAGGCCGACCCGGCCGACCTCGACCCCACGCTCAACGTCACCGACTTCGGACTGGACTCGCTGCTGGGGATGCAGTTCCTGGTGCAGGCCCGGGATCTGTTCGACATCCGCCTCGGACCGGCCGACCTGGCCACCGGACGCACCCTGACCCACTTCGCCCGTCTGGTCCACCAGCGGCTGGACCTGAGCGCCGACGAGCGGCAATAGACGCAAGGCGGGCGTCCGCCGTGCCGGGCACCCCGGTACGGCGGAGGCCGCAGCCGGGGACCGGCCCCGCGGTCACCGCGGGCCCGGGCGCGGCACGGAGCGCGGGCCGGTGACGTCCGCGCCCAGGGCGGGCCGGCATACGGCGCGGTTCGCGTCCGTTTCCGGATCAGGAACTCGGAGACGCCGAGCGCGGTCACCGGCTGCCCGGTCAGCGCGCCGAACGCGGGCGTGCCCCGGTCGGTGCCGAGCAGGTCGCGCGCCATGTAGTCGTGCGCCTTGTTCGGGCGCCGCTGCGACCACACGTCGTCGATGAACTCCAGCACCATCTGCGCTCGGGACGGAACCGAAGTCGAGGCGCCTCGCCGGCCCGCTCGTGCCCCGGGGTCAGAACGGCAAGCGGCCC
Coding sequences within it:
- a CDS encoding type I polyketide synthase, producing MQQLERAVAVVGVGCRLPGGITDLDGLWAVLRDGRDVVGEMPADRLPRDRIVDPGGVRPGRSYTAAGGFLEDVASFDAAYFGMSPAEARHTDPQQRLLLEMAAEALDDAAIPAESLAGSDTCVYVGVSDPGYGVNLSMMQDHTSPHTMPGATLSITANRMSYAFDLRGPSMAVDTACSSALVALDRACRTLREGPGRVALVGGVNVLSNPYSFAGFSYAGMLSRRGRCAAFSADADGFVRAEGGAVLVLKRLADAVADGDRVHAVLAATGNNTDGRSTGMIVPSAETQEALLHTVYAEAGIDADDLVYVEAHGTGTQAGDPAEAEAIGRALGRRRNRGPLPIGSVKTNIGHLEPAAGMAGLLKAILVLRHRLVPASLHALPLNPRIDFDGLGLAPAVDPVPLAPGQRAAVGVSAFGFGGANAHAVVVQPPAARRPEPGPVPDGRPLPLVVSARSAKALKRMIARMAERLRNTEPADFYDVAHTSTVRRTAHPHRAAVLAADPREAARQLDRLTAAEPANGAMVRAGERDGIAFAFSGNASQWPGMAADLLRSEPVFRRAVQDADAALAPHLGWSVAKELAHPSPRKWQRTEVAQPALFAVQVGLTALLASHGVRPRAVTGHSVGEVAAALAAGVLTLDQAALVIAERSRAQGATAGRGRMAAVGLPEAEAREELLRHDGALEIAGINSDRDVTVAGDADALAAWGAEMTGRGVFFRELDLDYAFHSRAMDPIRKPLLDALDGLEPAPARVPFVSTVTGTPLDGPELDAAYWWRNVREPVRFAEAAAHLATEHAGVLVEIGPHPVLRPYLRHTGALCVTTLHRDGDGLRETAAAVAAALAADTATDWRHHFPRPGRVADLPAYAWQHERHWHGTAQDLVAHTSGSGLLDHPLVGERMPAPHPVWHGTVEPQLVPWLGDHRIGSDVLMPAAAYVEMALSAGRRAMDRPVEVRHLEIGRPLSLRWPDPTPVALQTAVALDDGAVTISVREEHGGECLPVVRAQVRSLLGTAPAPLDVGTLRARCDRSVDGTGFYRMCHGIGLHCGPDFQLIDRVDTGDGEALVSYRLEHPADAYTAHPVLIDAPLQATVALAEAQGESAAFLPTVFGAVRVWRTPAPTGVVHLRRRSRSANEMCWDITYADTDGTVTVEIDGCRTRRAHLAEHTPLTVQRTVLRAAPHPGAAAPPSPLPTPIEVASAAEPRIAAARAALDDSGHPRFTAAAEQTGAHCWAGTLRGLLADPAAPFSMDDLVAGGLQPRHRRLARLMLPLLAEHGLARPTGETWQLTGAQMQAEALLRALVEDHPAYGAETLLLNRHLRRLPDVVRGHADARELLPAGDSAYEQLHESGPAHRFAHRAVQALLGDIVARWPADRPLRVLEFGATTTALAAAVLPVLPADRTRYTCTAPAGSTLTRAEHRFAAHDFVDYRTLNTDADPADQGLPRGGYDLVLTGDALHTTTDLAATLRRLHGVLAPGGHLLATEPHHAPLQALLYGTLNDFWERGDHTLRPVSRVLARDRWTPLLHRCGFSGVAQTGPEDRSVLLAAADHSQAVATTGTARPVPGTTWVIAVEDGTETATARALAARLGKATVITAPDEAATWSAALPTDPDPRVVLLLAAPGPHETVTRTTRRAALLRSLATACDGLKGGTSPQVWLVTRPTGLFPAPEQPAHPVDAAVWAACRTLANERPDLFLCRLSCHRTGDADTDARRLAGELLAPGDDDRSAREDEIILTARGRFVPRQVQHPVNEPPGVPAGTPFILEARDPGLHRRLVWRQTQEPEPGPGEVVLEMRAVALNYRDPMRANGLLPPEAVENSPLGRGLGTDGAGVVRAVGAGVRDLKPGDRVCGLVPAALASHATTPALAVVRVPDEMSFTEAATFPVAFLTVHQTLVHQARLGAGETVLVHGGAGAVGLAVLQCARRQGARVIATAGTETKRDLLRTLGVEHVLDSRSLDFVPRVRELTDGQGVDVVVNSLSGEAIAQGLGLLRPNGRFVELGKRDVFLNNPITLRPFHRSLTFIGFNLDAVVDDPALRARLVEDFDAAIGSRTYRPLPHTAYPAARVDEAFHLLQHSRHTGKVVVTFDPLDEPVPVEPALGSLRLDGEGTYLITGGLSGLGAATAHLLADRGARHLALLSRGGPDAPGAHTLLRELTDRGVRATAHAADVTEEAALRQVIDAVDATGHPLRGIVHAAMHMDDTVLSDLTDDRFAAVLAPKAAGAALLDRLTADRDLDLFLTYSSVSASIGNPGQSAYAAANAYLEALTRARRGTGRTGTALAWGPIGETGYVARSGMEAAMAGRGLELLTPAEVLTTADHLLAAGTDVAGAGRYRWGTARHLLHALATPRFAPLAPASSAASPDARNELLNALADLPADEAVHKITDAITQLLAGVLQADPADLDPTLNVTDFGLDSLLGMQFLVQARDLFDIRLGPADLATGRTLTHFARLVHQRLDLSADERQ